The genome window AGCTTCAAAACAACCAGGAGTCTAGCATTCGGTCTGTACAAAGTTCATTTGAGGAGCAGTTGCACAAAATACAGGAAAGTCGTGAAAAAATAATTGCAGCCTTAAGCATGCTTGAAAAGAAGACACTGACGGAAATGAAAGATAAACTGACCCAATTGCAAGCTCTTCTTAAAGGTGATCGCGATGAATGTGCCACTTTTCGAGATGAATTTAAACAACTCCGAGATGCCATACAGGACGTAAGTGATAAAGGCAAGCAGGAACTTTCTTTTATAGCCAGCTTTAAATGCAAGGACAAAATACAGCAGTTTGAAAAATATCGGAAGAAGAACTTAAGTCAAAAAGAATCCTCAATAACTTTCCAGCCTAATAATGAAATTGTCCAGTATCTGTCCAGTTTGTCAGGTCTTGGGATGATTGAACACAGTAGCCAGCCCTTGACGGTGCGGGGAAATCCAGACCAAGTCATAAGGATTGATGGAAAGTCTGAGTATGATGTACGCCTGCGAGGTGATTCAAGTAAAGAGTCGAAATGCTGTATCAGGGACATATGTGTTCTCCCTAGCGGACAGATCCTGATTGCAGACTCAGAAAATCAGAAAATCAAGCTGCTAAACCAGCAGttccaggtggtgagtcactgtaaTTTATCTGATCAGCCACGTGACATGTGTCAGATCACACCAAGTGAGGTTGGTGTTACTTATGGttcaaatatacattttatcaaaGTCAACAACAGCCAGCTGTGGAAAGTCAGAAAGCTTCAAGTACGACATGACTGTGAGGGTATTACCTACCATGAAGGAGACCTGTTAGTCACCACTGGTACTGCACTATACAAGTACTGGCTGACCGGTAAACTGGTCAGAAAACTGCATCAGgatatatcaaatataaatacaGGTGAGGATAGTGTTGGATTTATCTTTCTAAAGAAGATATGTATTGTAACGAATTCATTTTTTTCTTCTATTGATAATAATTGTATATTGATTgtcactaaatgacagggtttatGAACAGACAGTGTATTGCTGTGAACATC of Dreissena polymorpha isolate Duluth1 chromosome 15, UMN_Dpol_1.0, whole genome shotgun sequence contains these proteins:
- the LOC127860666 gene encoding uncharacterized protein LOC127860666; translated protein: MATFSQSTVEKGSDMVQDFLCSTCKDRKLEKSAEYYCETCVQFYCGNCIHVHGQLFTEHSPHGRGDMKKWPVAKKVEDFLLKCDVHKEENMEMFCKDHSQLCCRKCDIISHRKCQTVILLSDLVKTSPTDLKQVSVTIHSTLAELMELQNNQESSIRSVQSSFEEQLHKIQESREKIIAALSMLEKKTLTEMKDKLTQLQALLKGDRDECATFRDEFKQLRDAIQDVSDKGKQELSFIASFKCKDKIQQFEKYRKKNLSQKESSITFQPNNEIVQYLSSLSGLGMIEHSSQPLTVRGNPDQVIRIDGKSEYDVRLRGDSSKESKCCIRDICVLPSGQILIADSENQKIKLLNQQFQVVSHCNLSDQPRDMCQITPSEVGVTYGSNIHFIKVNNSQLWKVRKLQVRHDCEGITYHEGDLLVTTGTALYKYWLTGKLVRKLHQDISNINTVWRCAVSRTGDRLYITNSSQSKLITLTMDGSVLATFEDPDLISPTVVHVTPAGQVLVCGEGSSTILQVDSMGTRKLATLATDRDGLKTPYSVCYNSNTASIIVGMWRNDMILVYKVE